The genomic stretch GATGACGTCCTTGATCAGCGTTTGCGCGCCGAGGCCGATAGCGATCCCGGCGACACCAACACCGGCAATCAGCGCCGAGACCTGGACGCCGAGCTGGTCGAGCACGATTGCCGCGCCGAGAAACGCCAGGAAGATGTTGAACAGCCAGCCCAGCGTCGAGAGCAGAGTATCGACCCGCCGCTCGACAACCTCCGGGTCCTCAGCGCGGGCCTTCGCCGCCCGCAGGGAGGCCGACCTGATCACACGGCTCACAACACGTTGAACCACCAGCCGAATGACCAGGAGCCCGCCGATGACCGCGGCGATGGTCAGTCCGTTCTCCCGGAACCAGTCGCCCCACTCGTCCGCTGTGGTCGGTACAAGAAAGAGCAGTCCGTTGCTCACAATGCCCTCAGCTTTGCGTAGCTTTGCAGCAGCCGCCGCGTCCCGGCGGTATCAAACTCAACCACATACTCGGTATCGCCGCCGTTTACCCGCGCATCGGCCACCACGCCCTCGCCGAACTTCGGATGCACCACTCGGGTTCCGATCGCGAACACCGGCGTCTCCGCGGGCTCGAGGTCGTCGGCCGGGGCGGGCGATGCAGCCGCCTCGGCGTATTCCCGCGTGCCGGTTCCGTACGGCCTCCGCACCTCAGCCGGGATATCCGCAAGGAAGCGCGACGGAGGATTCGCCGCGGTCGCCCCGAACGTCATCCGGCGGTAAGCCCGCGTCACATATAGCACGTCCATTGCGCGGGTCATCCCTACATAACAGAGGCGCCGCTCCTCGGCCATCTGCTGCGGGTCCTCGAAGGAACGGATGTGCGGCAACAGGCCCTCCTCCATACCGACAAGAAAGACCACCGGGAATTCGAGCCCCTTCGCCGCATGCAGCGTGATCAGCGTCACGCCCTGGCCGCGCCCGTCGAGCATGTCCTGGTCGGTCACCAGCGCCACGTCCTGCAGGAAGGTCGCAAGGTCGTTCCCCTCGCCGGCCGCTTCCTCATACTCCGCCAGCAGGGCCTGCAGCTCGAGCACATTCTCCAGCCGCTCTTCCGCATTATCGCCTTCCTGGAGGTAGCGCACGTACCCCACGGCGTTGAGCAGCCGCTCGAACAGCCGACCCAGCGGCTCGTTCCGGTGCTCCCTGAGCTCCTCCATGGTGGCGACGAACCCGCGCAGGGCCGCCGCGGCGCGGCCCCCGATACCCTCGGCCCGGCCCTCGGCTGCCGGGCGGCACGCTTCCCAAAGGCTCGTGCCCTGCGCCGCAGCCAGCTCGCGGAGCCGATCCACCGTGCGCTCGCCGATGCCGCGGCCGGGCACGTTGATGATTCGGCCCAGGCTCGCCTCATCTGCGGGGTTGTGAATGACCCGGAAGTACGCGAGCAGGTCGCGAATCTCCCGCCGCTCGTAGAACCGCACACCGCCCACCAGCCGATACGGAATCCGGTGCCGCACGAGGGCCTCCTCGAACGGTCGGGACTGGGCGTTCGTCCGGTAGAGCACTGCAATGTCCCGGTAGCTCCGCCCGGCCGCGACGAGCCTGCCGACCTCCCGCGCGACGAACTCGCCCTCCTCTTCGTCGTTGTACGCCTCGTAGGTCACGATCGGCTCGCCGCCGGTCCGCTCGGTCCAGAGCCGCCGGGGATGCCGGCCGGGATTGCGCGCAATGACGGCTTCCGCGGCGCGGAGAATGGGCGCTGTCGACCGGTAGTTCTGCTCAAGGAGAACCACCGTGGCCTCGGGGAAGTCGCGGCGGAAGTGCTCGACGTTCCGGATATCCGCGCTTCGCCAGGAGTAGATCCCCTGGTCGGGGTCGCCCACCACCGTAATGTTCCGGTGCACCGACGCCAGCTCGCGCGCCAGCACATACTGCGCCGGGTTGGTGTCCTGGAACTCGTCGACCAGCACGTGCCGGTACCGCCCCGCCCACTTCTCCCGCATTGCCGGCACCCGGAGAAGGTCCACAGCTCGCAGCAGCAGGTCGTCAAAGTCCAGCGCCCCGGCCCGCCGCAGCGCAGCCTCATAGCGCTCGTAGACGCGCGCCGTCACTTCCTCCTGGTACGTCCGAACGCGCGCGAGCAGCGCCTCCGGCGTCAACATCTCGCTCTTCGCCGCAGATATCCGCGAGAGGACCCAGCGGGGCGCGAATTGCCGGGGGTCGATGCGCAGCTCCTCAAGCACCTGCTTCACCACCCCGAGCTGGTCCGAATCGTCGTAAATGGCAAACTCGCGCGGTACCCCGATTGCCTCACCATCGACCCGCAGCCACCGCGCGCACATCGCGTGGAACGTGCCCATGTGGACCGCCTCCGCGTCCTCTCCAATCAGCCGCGCGGCCCGCTCGCGCATTTCCCGGGCGGCCTTGTTCGTAAAGGTGACCGCCAGGATGTGCCACGGCGGAATCCTCCGCTCCCTGGTTAGCCACCCGATTCGGTGGGTGATGACCCGTGTCTTGCCGCTCCCGGGGCCGGCCAGGATCAGCAGTGCACCGTCACCGTGCGTCACAGCCGCCCGCTGCGCGTCGTTCAGCCCCGCGAGGATATCGGCCGTCCCGGTCGGTGCACTCACTCCCGCATCCTAGCATTCGATCACCCGGCTGAGCGATTCGGGCGCTGCGTCTTGCTGCCGCCTGCGGTAAGGTGTTGCCGGGCTGGTGCCCGAGCCGGAGCTGAACATGTTCGATTCGTGGCCCGGGGGCTCCTGGGAAGCTACCGTCCGCTACGTGCTGGCCCTGCTGGTCATTTACCTCGCAGCCATCTGGGTCGCACTCGTCTTCTGGACCTACCGCGACATCCGCCAGCGCACCCGCGACCCCGTCCTCCAGACCGTCGCAGTGCTCCTCGTCCTCCTCTTCTTCCTCCCGGGCCACTGGGTCTACCTGATCGTCAGGCCCCGCTACACCCTCGCGGAGCTGTACGAACGCTCCCTCGAAGAGGAAGCGCTCCTCCAGGAACTCGAGGACCAAAAAGCCTGCCCCACCTGCAAGCGCCGCGTCCAGGACGACTTCCTCGTCTGTCCGTCCTGCCGAACGCAGCTGAAAGAGCCGTGCCGCCAGTGCGGCAGGCCGCTGAGCTACGCGTGGGTCGCCTGTCCCTACTGCGGCCTCGAAAAGCCCCCGCGCGAGGGCTTCGGCGCGCGCCCCGTGCGCCCGCCGCAGCCGCGCCAGTACAGCGGCCAGGCCGCGCCTGCTCCCCGCGCTCCCGCGCCGCGCGGTCCTGCGCCCCAGCCGGCCCGCCCGGCCGCTCCTCCACCGGCTCCTGCGCCGCAGCCGCGGCCGAACCGCGACCCCTTCGGGGCCCGCGGAACCGCAGCGCCGCAGCCGGGCCAGGCCCCCGATGACGGTCCAGTCATCGGCGGTTAGATCGCTCCCGTTTTGCCCCCGCGTCGTCCTTGTTTCCCGTGCAGCCGGAATGCATCCCCTGCGCAAAGCGCCAGCGTTGACGACAGCTAGGCCGTCGCTGGTATCGGCTGGAGCAGCGCCTCGAACAGTCCCGTTCCTGCCAGCAGTTCGCTCATCCGGTCCAGCTTCCGCTCCCCGCGGAATCGAGTCCCCTCGAAAACGCGCTCCAGCGCAATGACCGTGTTTTCCGTGTCGGTCCGCGAAAGTACGATCGGTACGCCGCTGGCACTCGCTGCGTCGAGCGTGTAGCCGCTTGGGTTTCGGCCTCCCGTGAGGATCAGTGCATTGGGCGAAGCCCGCAGCGCCGCCAGGTGCATATCCGTCCTGTCGAACCGCGCTACAACCGTCATCGAAGGGAACCGGAGAAAGTACGGCTGCCCAGCGTCCGAGCCGATCGGCGCGATGACCAGGTGGTCTGAGGTTGTGTCCTCGGGCAGCTCACCCGGCAGGAGCACCTCCGCGTGGAGCCACCGGAGCGCTTCGTCGAGCGCAAATCCCGCCAGCGTGCGGTCTTCGCCTACCTGGATGTGCAGTGGCCGGCCGCTTTGGGCCTGGACGCCGCGCACACCTGGCACGGCGAGCTGAACGACCGCCGCGGCATTCGCCGGCGGAGCAGCGGCCCCCGCGCCGCGGGTCACAGCGACCACGACTGCCCCGGCCGGGGCCGCGCCGGCCCCGCACTCGACGACCAGCGTTTCGCCAGCGGCGACCTCCGGAACGTCGGCAAGCGGCTCAGCAGGGCTGCCCGGCGCGAACTCCAGCCCGCTGTACCACCGCGCATCCTCGGCCGCGCGGCTGCCAGGCTCCGCCAGCCGGACAAGCCGGGTCGGCCTTCCGCTGTAGGCGAGCGCGCGGGCGATTGCGGCAGCAACGCCGGTCTTTCCCGCACCGGGCTGGGCAGCAGTCACAGCGATGATTGTCACGCGGCAGGCTCCTGCGCCGGTTGGCGCCTCGTCTGGATTGTGACGAACGGGACGGATTGCGGCAATGCGCCCCGTTCACCCCAGGGCAGGTACCATGGGGGGCATGCACACGTCACGCAAGGTCACGGTCGAACGGAACCGCCTGCGGTTCGCCGCAGCACACATGGCCACCTTCTCGGGCGATTGCGAGCCCCTCCACGGCCACAACTACGACGTCTTCATCGAACTTGAGGGCCCGCTGACCGAAGACGCCTGGGTCTGGGACTTCAGCGCCGTGAAGCGCGCCGCCCGAGAACTCACCGAACTCCTCGACCACAAATTCCTCCTCCAGCGCGCCAGCCGCCACCTCGAAATCCGCGAAGAGCCGGACGCGTGGGAAGTGAGCTACCGCGGCCGCACCTACCGCTTCCCCGCCAGCGACGTCCTCCCGCTTCCGATACCCAACTCCACCGCTGAGTGCATCGCCGAGTGGTTCGCCGCCCGTCTCCTCGAGGCGCTCCAGCTGCAGGGCGCGACGCACATCCGGCGCCTCACCGTCGGCATCGAAGAAATGCCGGGGCAGGCGGGCTGGTATACACTGGAACTGTGAGCGGGCTCTGCCGCTCCATTCCCGGAGGAATCCCATGCAGCTCGACTGGGACAAGACCATC from Tepidiforma thermophila encodes the following:
- a CDS encoding zinc ribbon domain-containing protein yields the protein MPEPELNMFDSWPGGSWEATVRYVLALLVIYLAAIWVALVFWTYRDIRQRTRDPVLQTVAVLLVLLFFLPGHWVYLIVRPRYTLAELYERSLEEEALLQELEDQKACPTCKRRVQDDFLVCPSCRTQLKEPCRQCGRPLSYAWVACPYCGLEKPPREGFGARPVRPPQPRQYSGQAAPAPRAPAPRGPAPQPARPAAPPPAPAPQPRPNRDPFGARGTAAPQPGQAPDDGPVIGG
- a CDS encoding 6-pyruvoyl trahydropterin synthase family protein, producing MHTSRKVTVERNRLRFAAAHMATFSGDCEPLHGHNYDVFIELEGPLTEDAWVWDFSAVKRAARELTELLDHKFLLQRASRHLEIREEPDAWEVSYRGRTYRFPASDVLPLPIPNSTAECIAEWFAARLLEALQLQGATHIRRLTVGIEEMPGQAGWYTLEL
- a CDS encoding DRTGG domain-containing protein yields the protein MTIIAVTAAQPGAGKTGVAAAIARALAYSGRPTRLVRLAEPGSRAAEDARWYSGLEFAPGSPAEPLADVPEVAAGETLVVECGAGAAPAGAVVVAVTRGAGAAAPPANAAAVVQLAVPGVRGVQAQSGRPLHIQVGEDRTLAGFALDEALRWLHAEVLLPGELPEDTTSDHLVIAPIGSDAGQPYFLRFPSMTVVARFDRTDMHLAALRASPNALILTGGRNPSGYTLDAASASGVPIVLSRTDTENTVIALERVFEGTRFRGERKLDRMSELLAGTGLFEALLQPIPATA
- a CDS encoding ATP-dependent helicase, whose product is MSAPTGTADILAGLNDAQRAAVTHGDGALLILAGPGSGKTRVITHRIGWLTRERRIPPWHILAVTFTNKAAREMRERAARLIGEDAEAVHMGTFHAMCARWLRVDGEAIGVPREFAIYDDSDQLGVVKQVLEELRIDPRQFAPRWVLSRISAAKSEMLTPEALLARVRTYQEEVTARVYERYEAALRRAGALDFDDLLLRAVDLLRVPAMREKWAGRYRHVLVDEFQDTNPAQYVLARELASVHRNITVVGDPDQGIYSWRSADIRNVEHFRRDFPEATVVLLEQNYRSTAPILRAAEAVIARNPGRHPRRLWTERTGGEPIVTYEAYNDEEEGEFVAREVGRLVAAGRSYRDIAVLYRTNAQSRPFEEALVRHRIPYRLVGGVRFYERREIRDLLAYFRVIHNPADEASLGRIINVPGRGIGERTVDRLRELAAAQGTSLWEACRPAAEGRAEGIGGRAAAALRGFVATMEELREHRNEPLGRLFERLLNAVGYVRYLQEGDNAEERLENVLELQALLAEYEEAAGEGNDLATFLQDVALVTDQDMLDGRGQGVTLITLHAAKGLEFPVVFLVGMEEGLLPHIRSFEDPQQMAEERRLCYVGMTRAMDVLYVTRAYRRMTFGATAANPPSRFLADIPAEVRRPYGTGTREYAEAAASPAPADDLEPAETPVFAIGTRVVHPKFGEGVVADARVNGGDTEYVVEFDTAGTRRLLQSYAKLRAL